A window of the Paenibacillus woosongensis genome harbors these coding sequences:
- a CDS encoding SDR family NAD(P)-dependent oxidoreductase, with translation MNIVVIGANRGLGYYLAKVFAENNHQVIAGVFSKDSSPEVNDLQSSYPQNVHLIPMDVSSEESIQAAAQAAQQLFGQVDVLINVAGVLLPGDREGTIVDTDLRELRLSLEVNTVGTVIVMQRFLPVMRGDGGGMMIMVTSEAGSVTNNGSVYPYYSVSKAAANKAVFVFRATVGDQCAIYAMHPGRMNTEMGRTYAQIEPYESAESIYRIAIGEKPIQDNGTGFINYKGEPMEL, from the coding sequence ATGAATATTGTCGTAATCGGTGCTAACCGGGGACTGGGTTATTACCTGGCCAAAGTTTTTGCCGAAAATAATCATCAAGTGATTGCTGGCGTATTTAGCAAAGATAGTTCGCCTGAGGTTAATGATTTGCAGAGTTCTTATCCGCAAAATGTTCATCTGATTCCGATGGACGTATCCAGCGAGGAATCGATCCAGGCTGCGGCCCAAGCCGCGCAGCAATTATTTGGTCAAGTCGACGTATTGATTAACGTTGCGGGTGTCCTGTTGCCGGGTGACCGGGAAGGGACGATTGTGGATACCGACTTGAGAGAATTGCGGCTATCGCTGGAAGTGAATACGGTGGGCACCGTAATTGTTATGCAGCGATTTTTGCCGGTTATGCGCGGCGACGGAGGTGGCATGATGATTATGGTTACCTCCGAGGCAGGGAGTGTCACGAACAACGGGAGCGTGTATCCATACTACTCGGTCTCCAAGGCCGCTGCGAACAAGGCGGTGTTCGTCTTCCGGGCAACGGTCGGGGATCAATGCGCCATTTATGCCATGCATCCAGGCCGGATGAATACAGAAATGGGCCGTACTTACGCGCAAATCGAGCCGTATGAATCGGCAGAAAGTATTTACCGCATCGCCATCGGCGAGAAGCCGATTCAGGATAACGGCACCGGGTTCATCAATTACAAGGGAGAACCTATGGAACTGTAA
- a CDS encoding ThuA domain-containing protein — protein sequence MKKRIFALLGDYYHDHDLILDSLKAAIAPMGDHVELQDIGVDNLASALLEKPDLFVLNKENRLNPTDEQIRCWMTPELETQISDYVQQGGSWLAWHAGLASYPEEGPYGLMLKGMFKFHPRVNKPVKYQRRGEPCFLGAPTRFEVIDEHYFVECDQTNTHVFLEAESLDGVSVAGWAHNFGAGRVCCVTPTHRAEGLAHPEMHRLIRESIQWLL from the coding sequence ATGAAAAAAAGAATCTTTGCGCTGCTGGGAGATTATTATCATGATCATGACCTCATCCTGGACTCCTTAAAAGCAGCCATCGCGCCAATGGGAGATCATGTTGAATTACAGGATATCGGTGTCGACAACTTAGCTTCTGCACTTTTGGAGAAGCCCGACCTGTTTGTTCTCAATAAGGAAAATCGTCTTAATCCCACCGATGAACAAATCCGTTGCTGGATGACGCCTGAGCTGGAGACGCAAATATCGGATTATGTGCAGCAGGGCGGAAGCTGGCTGGCCTGGCATGCCGGGCTCGCGTCCTACCCGGAAGAAGGCCCTTACGGCCTCATGCTGAAAGGAATGTTCAAGTTTCACCCTCGGGTGAATAAGCCTGTTAAATATCAGCGCCGGGGAGAACCGTGTTTCCTGGGCGCGCCAACGCGGTTTGAAGTCATTGATGAGCATTACTTTGTTGAATGCGACCAGACGAATACGCATGTGTTCCTTGAAGCGGAATCGCTGGACGGGGTATCTGTTGCCGGATGGGCGCATAATTTCGGTGCGGGGCGCGTGTGCTGCGTTACACCGACACATCGTGCAGAGGGATTGGCGCATCCCGAGATGCATCGATTGATCAGAGAATCTATACAATGGCTGCTGTAA